The Micromonospora sp. M71_S20 genome has a window encoding:
- a CDS encoding App1 family protein → MPPTPAGQLAVPNLHRAARIEDAVHSLVERRLRRTGWRTNVIAYTGYGAPGWVRVMCRVLLGRPDTRQRGRLEKVRGWRSFTTLPAKHVTVSIEAGGERHEARADRSGFVDAVVEADLPPGWGSVRISLPDAEPVEAPVRILDPEVRFGILSDIDDTVMVTALPRPLLAAWNTFVLDEHARNAVPGMAVLYERLVTAHPGAPVFYLSTGAWNVAPTLTRFLSRHLYPAGPLLLTDWGPTADRWFRSGREHKRVTLARLAKEFPEVKWLLVGDDGQHDPEIYREFAAAHPENVAGVAIRRLSPTQAVLAGSLPTPGGESSAGPVGQKWLSAPDGAGLWKLLRDAGLV, encoded by the coding sequence GTGCCACCCACTCCCGCCGGCCAGTTGGCCGTACCTAACCTGCACCGGGCCGCGCGGATCGAGGATGCCGTGCACTCGCTGGTCGAGCGCCGGCTGCGGCGCACCGGCTGGCGGACGAACGTCATCGCGTACACCGGCTACGGCGCGCCCGGCTGGGTGCGGGTGATGTGCCGGGTGCTGCTGGGCCGGCCGGACACCCGCCAGCGCGGCCGGCTGGAGAAGGTGCGCGGGTGGCGCAGCTTCACCACGCTGCCGGCCAAGCACGTCACGGTGAGCATCGAGGCCGGCGGGGAACGGCACGAGGCGCGGGCCGACCGCAGCGGGTTCGTCGACGCCGTGGTCGAGGCGGACCTGCCGCCGGGCTGGGGCTCGGTGCGGATCAGCCTGCCGGACGCCGAGCCGGTCGAGGCGCCGGTACGCATTCTCGACCCGGAGGTGCGCTTCGGCATCCTCTCCGACATCGACGACACGGTCATGGTCACCGCGCTGCCCCGGCCGCTGCTCGCCGCCTGGAACACGTTCGTCCTCGACGAGCACGCCCGCAACGCCGTTCCCGGCATGGCGGTGCTCTACGAGCGCCTCGTCACCGCGCACCCGGGCGCGCCGGTCTTCTACCTCTCCACGGGCGCCTGGAACGTGGCGCCGACGCTGACCCGGTTCCTGTCCCGGCACCTCTACCCGGCCGGGCCGCTGCTGCTGACCGACTGGGGGCCGACCGCCGACCGCTGGTTCCGCAGCGGGCGGGAGCACAAGCGGGTCACCCTGGCCCGGCTGGCCAAGGAGTTCCCCGAGGTGAAGTGGCTGCTGGTCGGCGACGACGGGCAGCACGACCCGGAGATCTACCGCGAGTTCGCCGCCGCCCACCCGGAGAACGTGGCCGGGGTGGCGATCCGCCGGCTCTCGCCCACGCAGGCGGTGTTGGCGGGTAGCCTGCCCACCCCCGGCGGCGAGTCGTCGGCGGGGCCGGTGGGGCAGAAGTGGCTCTCCGCGCCCGACGGCGCCGGCCTGTGGAAGCTGCTGCGCGACGCCGGCCTGGTCTGA
- a CDS encoding HAMP domain-containing sensor histidine kinase, with the protein MRRRLVISYLLLMVLVLIALETPLAVTLATRETDRVRADRLADATRFASLAGPALRGGTPGPLDNELRSYDDLYGIGAAVVDRDRRTVAASESWQPAPGSHEALDTALSGQQASGPESVWPWVDGPIVVAVPINDGGEVLGAVVITTPADPVRRAVTVWWLALAGTGLLAVLACVLTAFGLAGWVLRPVTELDAVTHEIAEGDRGARVQHRLGPPELRRLATSFNHMADVVSDVMDRQRAFVAHASHQLRNPLTALRLRVEELGPSLTDADGRAEHQLALEETDRLALVLDALLTLARAERRENQRVTVDAAAVAASRVAAWEPLARHRRITLRLVAEDAPAYARTVPTAIDQALDALIDNAVKFSDAGGEVTVTVRRHDDGTALEVRDTGPGMTASQLGQATERFWRAPEVQNIDGAGLGLTIVAVLVDASDGRLTMRGGEPRGLVAGLWFPAPGDAAPGDPAPSDAAPAAPGRDDAPAAPRATGQLDSGVGV; encoded by the coding sequence GTGCGACGTCGGCTGGTGATCAGCTACCTGCTGTTGATGGTGCTGGTGCTGATCGCGCTGGAGACCCCGCTGGCGGTCACCCTGGCGACCCGGGAGACCGACCGGGTACGCGCGGACCGGCTCGCCGACGCCACCCGGTTCGCCTCGCTTGCCGGCCCGGCGCTGCGGGGCGGGACGCCCGGCCCGCTCGACAACGAGCTGCGCAGCTACGACGACCTCTACGGCATCGGCGCGGCGGTGGTCGACCGGGACCGCCGTACGGTGGCGGCCTCGGAGAGCTGGCAGCCGGCTCCCGGCTCACACGAGGCGCTGGACACCGCGCTCTCCGGGCAGCAGGCCAGCGGGCCGGAGTCGGTCTGGCCCTGGGTCGACGGGCCGATCGTGGTGGCGGTGCCGATCAACGACGGCGGTGAGGTGCTCGGGGCGGTGGTCATCACCACCCCGGCCGACCCGGTCCGGCGGGCCGTCACCGTCTGGTGGCTGGCGCTGGCCGGAACCGGCCTGCTCGCGGTGCTGGCCTGCGTGCTGACCGCGTTCGGGCTGGCCGGCTGGGTGTTGCGCCCGGTCACCGAGCTGGACGCGGTCACCCACGAGATTGCCGAGGGGGACCGCGGCGCACGGGTGCAGCACCGGCTCGGCCCGCCGGAGCTGCGTCGCCTGGCGACCAGCTTCAACCACATGGCCGACGTCGTCTCCGACGTGATGGACCGGCAGCGGGCGTTCGTCGCGCACGCCAGCCACCAGCTGCGCAACCCGCTGACCGCGTTGCGGCTGCGGGTGGAGGAGCTGGGCCCGAGCCTGACCGACGCGGACGGGCGGGCCGAGCACCAGCTCGCCCTGGAGGAGACCGACCGGCTGGCCCTCGTGCTGGACGCGCTGCTGACCCTGGCCCGCGCCGAGCGGCGGGAGAACCAGCGGGTCACCGTCGACGCGGCGGCCGTCGCCGCGTCCCGGGTGGCCGCCTGGGAGCCGCTCGCCCGGCACCGCCGCATCACCCTCCGGCTGGTGGCCGAGGACGCCCCGGCGTACGCGCGGACCGTGCCGACCGCCATCGACCAGGCCCTGGACGCGCTGATCGACAACGCGGTCAAGTTCAGCGACGCCGGTGGGGAGGTGACGGTGACCGTCCGGCGCCACGACGACGGCACCGCGCTGGAGGTCCGGGACACCGGCCCGGGCATGACGGCGAGCCAGCTCGGGCAGGCGACCGAGCGGTTCTGGCGTGCCCCGGAGGTGCAGAACATCGACGGGGCCGGGCTGGGCCTCACCATCGTCGCCGTGCTGGTCGACGCCTCGGACGGGCGGCTCACCATGCGCGGGGGCGAGCCGCGCGGCCTGGTCGCGGGCCTCTGGTTCCCCGCTCCGGGCGACGCCGCTCCCGGCGACCCTGCTCCCAGCGACGCCGCTCCCGCCGCGCCGGGCCGCGACGACGCTCCCGCGGCGCCCCGCGCCACGGGACAGCTCGACAGCGGCGTCGGGGTGTAG
- a CDS encoding response regulator transcription factor, with amino-acid sequence MRILLVEDDRRVAAALSSALTRRGYEVEHAATVAAALCAAPCDLVLLDLTLPDGDGTDLCRELRRRSSQLGIIAVTARGEERDRVLGLRLGADDYVVKPFSMTELQARIEAVLRRAAHAVPERNLIEVGPVRVDVAARTVTVEGRPVALTRKEFDVLLSLARQPGVAVARERILLDAWGTTWGDGHTVEVHVGSLRGKLGDPGLVETVRGVGYRLRGE; translated from the coding sequence GTGCGCATCCTGCTGGTCGAGGACGACCGCCGGGTGGCCGCCGCGCTCTCCTCCGCCCTCACCCGCCGGGGGTACGAGGTGGAGCACGCCGCGACCGTCGCGGCGGCCCTCTGCGCCGCCCCCTGCGACCTGGTGCTGCTGGACCTGACCCTGCCCGACGGGGACGGCACCGACCTGTGCCGGGAGCTGCGGCGGCGCAGCAGCCAGCTCGGCATCATCGCGGTGACCGCCCGGGGCGAGGAACGGGACCGGGTGCTCGGCCTGCGGCTCGGCGCGGACGACTACGTGGTCAAGCCCTTCTCCATGACCGAACTCCAGGCACGCATCGAGGCGGTGCTGCGCCGCGCGGCGCACGCCGTGCCGGAGCGCAACCTGATCGAGGTGGGGCCCGTACGCGTCGACGTGGCCGCCCGGACGGTCACCGTCGAGGGCCGGCCGGTGGCGCTGACCCGCAAGGAGTTCGACGTCCTGCTCTCCCTGGCCCGCCAGCCCGGCGTGGCGGTGGCCCGGGAGCGGATCCTGCTCGACGCCTGGGGCACCACCTGGGGCGACGGGCACACGGTCGAGGTGCACGTCGGGTCGCTGCGCGGCAAGCTGGGCGATCCCGGCCTGGTGGAGACCGTACGCGGGGTCGGCTACCGGCTGCGCGGCGAGTGA
- a CDS encoding TAXI family TRAP transporter solute-binding subunit, which translates to MQRVSRTRFRRVRPRPVRPPALLALLLVVTLPGVAGCQDAPEPPVRIRIATGSPTAVYHAFGQSLAAVLNRELPDVRASVVVTAASAENVRLVGAGEAELGFTQADVLPAAPAAHPSVVAVARVYDDLLHLVTTAGGPVRTLADLRGRRVSVGAPGSGTEITAVRLLEVARLGGDRVRQERLGLDDSVAALRAGTIDAFFFSGGLPVRALEQLTDDSATRIVDLGEWTGPLRESNPEVYVSRDIPRSVYGTDPVTTVANPNFLIVRADLPAPLIREVTRLLMERRQELAAAHPAAGRMSPRSAIATAPLPLHPGAADWYRAAKP; encoded by the coding sequence GTGCAGCGCGTGAGTCGCACCCGGTTCCGCCGTGTCCGCCCGCGTCCCGTCCGCCCGCCGGCGCTGCTGGCGCTGCTGCTGGTGGTGACGTTGCCCGGCGTGGCCGGTTGCCAGGACGCGCCCGAGCCACCGGTCCGGATCCGGATCGCGACCGGCAGCCCGACGGCGGTCTACCACGCCTTCGGGCAGTCCCTGGCCGCCGTGCTCAACCGGGAGCTGCCGGACGTCCGGGCCAGCGTGGTGGTGACCGCCGCCTCGGCGGAGAACGTCCGGCTGGTCGGCGCCGGCGAGGCCGAGCTGGGTTTCACCCAGGCCGACGTGCTGCCGGCGGCGCCGGCGGCGCACCCGTCCGTGGTCGCGGTCGCCCGGGTCTACGACGACCTGCTGCACCTGGTCACCACCGCCGGCGGTCCCGTCCGCACGCTCGCCGACCTGCGCGGGCGGCGGGTGTCCGTGGGCGCGCCCGGGTCCGGCACCGAGATCACCGCCGTCCGGCTGCTGGAGGTGGCGCGCCTGGGCGGCGACCGGGTACGCCAGGAGCGGCTCGGCCTCGACGATTCGGTCGCGGCGCTGCGGGCCGGCACGATCGACGCGTTCTTCTTCTCCGGCGGGCTGCCGGTCCGGGCGCTGGAGCAGCTCACGGACGACAGCGCGACGCGGATCGTCGACCTCGGCGAGTGGACCGGGCCGCTGCGCGAGAGCAACCCGGAGGTCTACGTCTCCCGGGACATCCCCCGCTCGGTGTACGGCACCGACCCGGTGACCACGGTGGCCAACCCGAACTTCCTCATCGTCCGGGCCGACCTGCCCGCGCCGCTGATCCGGGAGGTGACCCGGCTGCTGATGGAACGCCGCCAGGAACTGGCCGCCGCGCATCCGGCCGCCGGCCGGATGAGCCCCCGCTCGGCCATCGCCACCGCCCCGCTGCCGCTGCACCCCGGCGCCGCCGACTGGTACCGCGCCGCCAAACCCTGA
- the yaaA gene encoding peroxide stress protein YaaA → MLILLPPSEGKADAGTGRRLDLARLSLPELTDAREEVLTALVALSADGDEEAALAALGISEGQRGELRRNARLRVAATAPAGRVYTGVLYEALDLASLPATAQRAARRSVLVSSGLWGAVRLTDRVPPYRCPIGARLPGLGALSAYWRRALAPAMAAAAGDGPVLDLRSGAYAATWAPRGEVADRTVTVRVLHEREVDGVPVRSVVSHFNKATKGRLVRDLLTAGARPRTVDGLLTALRDLKYPVLEQPTPAGRPRQVDVVVTEL, encoded by the coding sequence ATGCTCATCCTGCTGCCGCCCTCCGAGGGGAAGGCCGACGCCGGCACCGGCCGGCGGCTGGACCTCGCCCGGCTCTCCCTGCCGGAGCTGACCGACGCCCGGGAGGAGGTGCTGACGGCGCTGGTCGCGCTCAGCGCCGACGGCGACGAGGAGGCGGCCCTGGCGGCGCTGGGGATCAGCGAGGGCCAGCGCGGCGAGCTGCGCCGCAACGCCCGGCTGCGGGTGGCCGCCACCGCGCCCGCCGGCCGCGTCTACACGGGGGTGCTCTACGAGGCGCTCGACCTCGCCTCGCTGCCGGCGACCGCGCAGCGGGCCGCCCGCCGGTCGGTGCTGGTCAGCTCTGGGCTCTGGGGCGCGGTACGCCTCACCGACCGGGTCCCGCCCTACCGGTGCCCGATCGGGGCGAGGCTGCCGGGCCTCGGCGCGCTGTCGGCGTACTGGCGGCGGGCGCTCGCGCCGGCGATGGCCGCGGCGGCCGGCGACGGGCCGGTGCTCGACCTGCGCTCCGGCGCGTACGCGGCCACCTGGGCACCGCGGGGCGAGGTGGCCGACCGCACGGTGACCGTCCGGGTGCTGCACGAGCGGGAGGTCGACGGCGTGCCCGTCCGGTCGGTGGTGAGCCACTTCAACAAGGCGACCAAGGGCCGGCTGGTCCGCGACCTGCTGACCGCGGGCGCCCGGCCGCGCACCGTCGACGGGCTGCTGACCGCACTGCGCGACCTGAAGTATCCGGTGCTGGAGCAGCCCACCCCGGCCGGCCGGCCACGCCAGGTCGACGTGGTCGTCACGGAGCTGTAG
- a CDS encoding DUF952 domain-containing protein translates to MIYKLLTTIEWDDALAAGHLDGTALDRQSGFIHLSGADQVVGTARRYFAGATGLTLLTVDPDRLGDALRWEPSRDGALFPHLYGPLPVPAVVAADALPADRPAADAVAALLA, encoded by the coding sequence GTGATCTACAAGCTGCTCACCACCATCGAATGGGACGACGCGCTGGCCGCCGGCCACCTCGACGGTACGGCGCTGGACCGGCAGTCCGGGTTCATCCACCTCTCCGGCGCCGACCAGGTGGTCGGCACGGCCCGGCGGTACTTCGCCGGCGCCACCGGGCTGACCCTGCTGACGGTGGACCCGGACCGGCTGGGCGACGCGCTGCGCTGGGAGCCGTCGCGCGACGGCGCGCTCTTCCCGCACCTGTACGGCCCGCTGCCGGTGCCCGCCGTGGTGGCCGCCGACGCGCTGCCGGCGGACCGGCCGGCCGCCGACGCGGTGGCGGCGCTGCTCGCCTGA